Proteins encoded by one window of Coregonus clupeaformis isolate EN_2021a unplaced genomic scaffold, ASM2061545v1 scaf1497, whole genome shotgun sequence:
- the LOC121582314 gene encoding adhesion G-protein coupled receptor G5 isoform X1 has protein sequence MYCINFNQFQHIQPVFSGDRMKSRLFYIMVLLTGGLSMNEGINYLYSNYTQVLSDCPSVIDVYGARCWMEVVNEQFKTENLSTIFKSVEKLERVLENTALNETTSIIVERLVAHIFRTEGNFTGLNISASQETVTSDSDHVANTTVKVHLPKELLKAKENGTIVFCMITSLEKYGPLGVLDGRVVGLSVSKKTVFGLHDKVNFSMALQRPTVESEADKQPSCQFLNFSTNKFYQDGCTTQWRRDEGRVVCSCDHLTYFAVLMVSPSISESDQEMLSYITLIGCSLSLFFLVVTIFLYTTRRGTGTDISLKVHINLAVALILLNLHFLISQQVTALSSSGSCIYVAVLLHYSLLATFTWTAIEGFHLYLLLVRVFNIYVRRYLLKLSLVGWGFPAVIVIVIAIIDKDTYRRVTLHPSKTNGTAVEMCYLSNDVMKLVTTVGLFGLVFVFNLGMLAVTVRRLLSLHTEQMSGEKGRARRDTCTVLGITCLLGITWGIIFFSFGQLTTPGIYLFCVLNSLQGFFIFLWFCVFKWKAEDSQPGSDAHSTKT, from the exons ATGTATTGTATTAATTTTAATCAATTTCAGCATATCCAACCAGTATTCAGTGGTGACAG GATGAAATCCAGGTTGTTCTACATCATGGTTCTGCTCACAGGGGGTCTGTCTATGAATGAAGGAATAAACTATTTGTACTCCAACTACACTCAAG TTCTATCAGATTGTCCATCTGTAATCGATGTGTATGGTGCAAGATGCTGGATGGAAGTTGTCAATGAGCAGTTTAAGACTGAGAACCTCAGCACTATTTTTAA ATCTGTGGAGAAACTAGAAAGGGTTCTTGAAAACACAGCTTTGAATGAGACGACTTCAATCATTGTTGAGAGGCTTGTTGCCCACATATTCAGAACCGAGGGCAACTTTACTGGGCTTAATATATCTGCCAGTCAAGAAACG GTAACATCAGACAGTGACCATGTGGCCAACACTACCGTCAAGGTCCACCTGCCCAAAGAGCTCCTGAAAGCCAAAGAGAACGGTACCATCGTCTTCTGCATGATTACCTCACTTGAAAAAtatggg CCTTTGGGGGTTCTTGATGGCCGAGTAGTAGGTCTGTCTGTAAGCAAGAAGACAGTGTTTGGTCTGCATGACAAGGTCAACTTCTCCATGGCTCTACAGCGCCCCACAGTGGAAAGTGAG GCTGACAAACAACCATCTTGTCAATTCTTAAATTTTTCAACCAACA AGTTCTACCAGGATGGCTGTACCACACAGTGGAGGAGAGATGAGGGCCGTGTGGTGTGCTCATGTGACCACCTCACATACTTTGCTGTGCTGATG gtgtctccctccatctctgaaAGCGATCAGGAGATGCTAAGCTACATCACTCTGATTGGCTGCAGTCTGTCTCTGTTCTTCCTGGTGGTCACAATCTTTCTGTACACCACTCGAAG AGGTACAGGCACAGACATCTCCCTGAAGGTGCATATCAACCTGGCTGTGGCCCTGATCCTCCTCAACCTGCACTTCCTGATCAGCCAGCAGGTCACAGCATTATCCTCCTCTGGGTCATGTATCTATGTTGCTGTCCTTCTGCATTACTCTCTATTGGCCACCTTCACATGGACAGCCATCGAAGGCTTCCACCTTTACCTGTTGCTGGTCCGTGTCTTCAACATCTATGTCAGGAGATACCTGCTCAAACTGAGCCTGGTAGGATGGG GATTCCCTGCTGTCATTGTCATTGTGATTGCTATCATTGACAAAGACACATACAGGCGTGTGACTCTTCATCCCTCTAAGACCAATGGCACAGCTGTGGAGAT GTGTTACCTCTCTAATGATGTGATGAAGCTGGTGACCACGGTGGGTCTGTTTGGCCTGGTGTTTGTGTTTAACCTCGGTATGCTGGCTGTGACTGTGAGGCGCCTCCTGTCTCTGCACACTGAGCAGATGTCAGGGGAGAAGGGTCGGGCCAGGAGGGACACCTGCACCGTGCTCGGTATCACCTGTCTGCTGGGCATCACCTGGGGCATCATCTTCTTCTCCTTCGGCCAGCTTACCACACCTGGCATCTACCTTTTCTGTGTCCTCAACTCTCTACAAG GTTTTTTCATCTTCCTCTGGTTTTGTGTGTTCAAATGGAAGGCTGAAGACAGCCAACCTGGCAGTGACGCTCACTCTACCAAAACCTGA
- the LOC121582314 gene encoding adhesion G-protein coupled receptor G5 isoform X2, translating into MEYGMSLHQHRMKSRLFYIMVLLTGGLSMNEGINYLYSNYTQVLSDCPSVIDVYGARCWMEVVNEQFKTENLSTIFKSVEKLERVLENTALNETTSIIVERLVAHIFRTEGNFTGLNISASQETVTSDSDHVANTTVKVHLPKELLKAKENGTIVFCMITSLEKYGPLGVLDGRVVGLSVSKKTVFGLHDKVNFSMALQRPTVESEADKQPSCQFLNFSTNKFYQDGCTTQWRRDEGRVVCSCDHLTYFAVLMVSPSISESDQEMLSYITLIGCSLSLFFLVVTIFLYTTRRGTGTDISLKVHINLAVALILLNLHFLISQQVTALSSSGSCIYVAVLLHYSLLATFTWTAIEGFHLYLLLVRVFNIYVRRYLLKLSLVGWGFPAVIVIVIAIIDKDTYRRVTLHPSKTNGTAVEMCYLSNDVMKLVTTVGLFGLVFVFNLGMLAVTVRRLLSLHTEQMSGEKGRARRDTCTVLGITCLLGITWGIIFFSFGQLTTPGIYLFCVLNSLQGFFIFLWFCVFKWKAEDSQPGSDAHSTKT; encoded by the exons ATGGAGTATGGGATGTCTTTGCACCAACACAGGATGAAATCCAGGTTGTTCTACATCATGGTTCTGCTCACAGGGGGTCTGTCTATGAATGAAGGAATAAACTATTTGTACTCCAACTACACTCAAG TTCTATCAGATTGTCCATCTGTAATCGATGTGTATGGTGCAAGATGCTGGATGGAAGTTGTCAATGAGCAGTTTAAGACTGAGAACCTCAGCACTATTTTTAA ATCTGTGGAGAAACTAGAAAGGGTTCTTGAAAACACAGCTTTGAATGAGACGACTTCAATCATTGTTGAGAGGCTTGTTGCCCACATATTCAGAACCGAGGGCAACTTTACTGGGCTTAATATATCTGCCAGTCAAGAAACG GTAACATCAGACAGTGACCATGTGGCCAACACTACCGTCAAGGTCCACCTGCCCAAAGAGCTCCTGAAAGCCAAAGAGAACGGTACCATCGTCTTCTGCATGATTACCTCACTTGAAAAAtatggg CCTTTGGGGGTTCTTGATGGCCGAGTAGTAGGTCTGTCTGTAAGCAAGAAGACAGTGTTTGGTCTGCATGACAAGGTCAACTTCTCCATGGCTCTACAGCGCCCCACAGTGGAAAGTGAG GCTGACAAACAACCATCTTGTCAATTCTTAAATTTTTCAACCAACA AGTTCTACCAGGATGGCTGTACCACACAGTGGAGGAGAGATGAGGGCCGTGTGGTGTGCTCATGTGACCACCTCACATACTTTGCTGTGCTGATG gtgtctccctccatctctgaaAGCGATCAGGAGATGCTAAGCTACATCACTCTGATTGGCTGCAGTCTGTCTCTGTTCTTCCTGGTGGTCACAATCTTTCTGTACACCACTCGAAG AGGTACAGGCACAGACATCTCCCTGAAGGTGCATATCAACCTGGCTGTGGCCCTGATCCTCCTCAACCTGCACTTCCTGATCAGCCAGCAGGTCACAGCATTATCCTCCTCTGGGTCATGTATCTATGTTGCTGTCCTTCTGCATTACTCTCTATTGGCCACCTTCACATGGACAGCCATCGAAGGCTTCCACCTTTACCTGTTGCTGGTCCGTGTCTTCAACATCTATGTCAGGAGATACCTGCTCAAACTGAGCCTGGTAGGATGGG GATTCCCTGCTGTCATTGTCATTGTGATTGCTATCATTGACAAAGACACATACAGGCGTGTGACTCTTCATCCCTCTAAGACCAATGGCACAGCTGTGGAGAT GTGTTACCTCTCTAATGATGTGATGAAGCTGGTGACCACGGTGGGTCTGTTTGGCCTGGTGTTTGTGTTTAACCTCGGTATGCTGGCTGTGACTGTGAGGCGCCTCCTGTCTCTGCACACTGAGCAGATGTCAGGGGAGAAGGGTCGGGCCAGGAGGGACACCTGCACCGTGCTCGGTATCACCTGTCTGCTGGGCATCACCTGGGGCATCATCTTCTTCTCCTTCGGCCAGCTTACCACACCTGGCATCTACCTTTTCTGTGTCCTCAACTCTCTACAAG GTTTTTTCATCTTCCTCTGGTTTTGTGTGTTCAAATGGAAGGCTGAAGACAGCCAACCTGGCAGTGACGCTCACTCTACCAAAACCTGA
- the LOC121582314 gene encoding adhesion G-protein coupled receptor G5 isoform X3, which yields MKSRLFYIMVLLTGGLSMNEGINYLYSNYTQVLSDCPSVIDVYGARCWMEVVNEQFKTENLSTIFKSVEKLERVLENTALNETTSIIVERLVAHIFRTEGNFTGLNISASQETVTSDSDHVANTTVKVHLPKELLKAKENGTIVFCMITSLEKYGPLGVLDGRVVGLSVSKKTVFGLHDKVNFSMALQRPTVESEADKQPSCQFLNFSTNKFYQDGCTTQWRRDEGRVVCSCDHLTYFAVLMVSPSISESDQEMLSYITLIGCSLSLFFLVVTIFLYTTRRGTGTDISLKVHINLAVALILLNLHFLISQQVTALSSSGSCIYVAVLLHYSLLATFTWTAIEGFHLYLLLVRVFNIYVRRYLLKLSLVGWGFPAVIVIVIAIIDKDTYRRVTLHPSKTNGTAVEMCYLSNDVMKLVTTVGLFGLVFVFNLGMLAVTVRRLLSLHTEQMSGEKGRARRDTCTVLGITCLLGITWGIIFFSFGQLTTPGIYLFCVLNSLQGFFIFLWFCVFKWKAEDSQPGSDAHSTKT from the exons ATGAAATCCAGGTTGTTCTACATCATGGTTCTGCTCACAGGGGGTCTGTCTATGAATGAAGGAATAAACTATTTGTACTCCAACTACACTCAAG TTCTATCAGATTGTCCATCTGTAATCGATGTGTATGGTGCAAGATGCTGGATGGAAGTTGTCAATGAGCAGTTTAAGACTGAGAACCTCAGCACTATTTTTAA ATCTGTGGAGAAACTAGAAAGGGTTCTTGAAAACACAGCTTTGAATGAGACGACTTCAATCATTGTTGAGAGGCTTGTTGCCCACATATTCAGAACCGAGGGCAACTTTACTGGGCTTAATATATCTGCCAGTCAAGAAACG GTAACATCAGACAGTGACCATGTGGCCAACACTACCGTCAAGGTCCACCTGCCCAAAGAGCTCCTGAAAGCCAAAGAGAACGGTACCATCGTCTTCTGCATGATTACCTCACTTGAAAAAtatggg CCTTTGGGGGTTCTTGATGGCCGAGTAGTAGGTCTGTCTGTAAGCAAGAAGACAGTGTTTGGTCTGCATGACAAGGTCAACTTCTCCATGGCTCTACAGCGCCCCACAGTGGAAAGTGAG GCTGACAAACAACCATCTTGTCAATTCTTAAATTTTTCAACCAACA AGTTCTACCAGGATGGCTGTACCACACAGTGGAGGAGAGATGAGGGCCGTGTGGTGTGCTCATGTGACCACCTCACATACTTTGCTGTGCTGATG gtgtctccctccatctctgaaAGCGATCAGGAGATGCTAAGCTACATCACTCTGATTGGCTGCAGTCTGTCTCTGTTCTTCCTGGTGGTCACAATCTTTCTGTACACCACTCGAAG AGGTACAGGCACAGACATCTCCCTGAAGGTGCATATCAACCTGGCTGTGGCCCTGATCCTCCTCAACCTGCACTTCCTGATCAGCCAGCAGGTCACAGCATTATCCTCCTCTGGGTCATGTATCTATGTTGCTGTCCTTCTGCATTACTCTCTATTGGCCACCTTCACATGGACAGCCATCGAAGGCTTCCACCTTTACCTGTTGCTGGTCCGTGTCTTCAACATCTATGTCAGGAGATACCTGCTCAAACTGAGCCTGGTAGGATGGG GATTCCCTGCTGTCATTGTCATTGTGATTGCTATCATTGACAAAGACACATACAGGCGTGTGACTCTTCATCCCTCTAAGACCAATGGCACAGCTGTGGAGAT GTGTTACCTCTCTAATGATGTGATGAAGCTGGTGACCACGGTGGGTCTGTTTGGCCTGGTGTTTGTGTTTAACCTCGGTATGCTGGCTGTGACTGTGAGGCGCCTCCTGTCTCTGCACACTGAGCAGATGTCAGGGGAGAAGGGTCGGGCCAGGAGGGACACCTGCACCGTGCTCGGTATCACCTGTCTGCTGGGCATCACCTGGGGCATCATCTTCTTCTCCTTCGGCCAGCTTACCACACCTGGCATCTACCTTTTCTGTGTCCTCAACTCTCTACAAG GTTTTTTCATCTTCCTCTGGTTTTGTGTGTTCAAATGGAAGGCTGAAGACAGCCAACCTGGCAGTGACGCTCACTCTACCAAAACCTGA
- the LOC121582313 gene encoding adhesion G-protein coupled receptor G2-like: MFILHLLLLISGTLAVNCSNADATFCLNTTTGDISMTIKILQETITITDEANDNLKGYWASSECYVECTSMNLTSINLTECQTVQITEVKNSTNKFIFKISSSMCEVTNCTVEAITALMRGIQGHPNEGLKDLGRILNMRNMCTHLFKANPTMAMMFIGAERGLVHNIMNISFTKDSVSYNFRDLALTVFNLTNLTSANDKMVQIIVPELLPENKPYIPEMWIPIDALQNIPEEERKVAVVTYTSPNQFLFKEELMRTIVMRIEMEGDRRLENLITPLKMKFKLLDPKIPVNYSLSCKYFNEYGNINLPDTVFWKTDGCVTKINNSVINNSVVECICNHATPFAVLLIADLSIDSVHWQVLSYISYIGCGLSAFFTAISLLTYVITAKSRVDNANSIHVSLSGALFLLNTSFLLNEWGASLGIGGVCIFIAAAIHYSLLSCFTWMAIEAVHLYLLLVKVFNTYYRHYMAKLSVIGWGVPGIIVGVSLAVKDIKPLYGPTEMTMADTNQTNTICWIMDIPFFYTMNLAYFTLIFVLNSGILLTVTTRICQLQRYGSKGKPGKASLAWKEICTVLGLTCLLGITWGLAFLSYGYVNLPILYLFSIFNSLQGFFIFLWICGTAGKDRDRAANTKSTSAALNTSTAKPKEEMFPGNIPYQ; this comes from the exons ATGTTTATTCTGCATCTACTTCTACTGATATCTGGAACACTGGCTGTGAATTGCTCAAATGCAG ATGCTACCTTTTGTTTAAACACCACAACTGGGGATATTTCGATGACAATAAAGATTCTACAAGAGACTATCACAATCACAGATGAAGCTAATGATAATTTGAAAGGCTATTGGGCGTCCAGTGAATGCTATGTTGAGTGCACCTCAATGAATCTGACCTCAATTAACCTAACTGAGTGTCAGACGGTGCAGATTACTGAAGTGAAGAACTCAACCAACAAGTTCATCTTCAAGATAT CTTCCTCCATGTGTGAGGTCACCAATTGTACTGTGGAAGCAATCACTGCCCTGATGAGAGGGATACAAGGCCATCCCAATGAAGGTCTAAAGGACCTTGGAAGGATCCTGAACATGCGAAATATGTGTACACACCTGTTTAAAGCCAATCCGACCATGGCGATGATGTTTATTGG CGCTGAACGGGGCCTCGTACACAACATCATGAACATCTCATTCACTAAAGATTCTGTGTCCTACAACTTCAGGGATCTGGCTCTGACTGTGTTCAACCTGACCAACCTAACCAGTGCTAATGACAAAATGGTCCAAATAATAGTCCCAGAG CTCCTCCCTGAGAACAAACCTTACATTCCGGAAATGTGGATCCCTATTGATGCACTCCAGAACATCCCAGAGGAAGAGCGTAAAGTGGCCGTGGTCACCTATACATCACCCAATCAGTTCTTG TTTAAAGAGGAACTCATGAGAACCATAGTCATGCGGATAGAGATGGAGGGCGACAGACGACTTGAGAACTTGATCACTCCACTGAAGATGAAGTTCAAGTTGCTTGACCCTAAAATACCA GTGAATTACAGCCTGTCATGTAAATATTTCAATGAATATG GGAACATAAACCTCCCAGACACTGTCTTTTGGAAAACGGATGGATGTGTTACTAAGATCAACAACAGTGTGATCAACAACAGTGTGGTGGAGTGTATCTGTAACCATGCTACTCCATTTGCCGTGCTACTG ATCGCTGACCTATCTATTGACAGTGTGCACTGGCAGGTCTTGTCTTACATCAGCTATATTGGCTGTGGCTTGTCTGCCTTCTTCACCGCCATATCGCTCCTCACCTACGTCATTACCGC GAAGTCCAGGGTGGACAACGCCAACAGCATCCACGTGTCACTGAGCGGGGCTTTGTTCCTGCTCAACACCTCCTTCCTGCTCAACGAGTGGGGGGCCAGTCTGGGCATCGGAGGCGTGTGTATCTTCATTGCGGCGGCCATTCACTACAGCCTCCTCAGCTGTTTCACCTGGATGGCCATTGAAGCTGTCCACCTGTATCTCCTCCTGGTCAAGGTGTTCAACACTTACTACCGACACTATATGGCCAAGCTGTCTGTCATTGGCTGGG GAGTCCCTGGTATCATTGTGGGAGTTTCATTGGCAGTCAAGGATATCAAACCATTATATGGACCTACAGAAATGACTATGGCAGACACTAACCAAACAAATACAAT CTGCTGGATCATGGACATCCCCTTCTTCTACACTATGAACCTGGCCTACTTCACCCTCATCTTTGTCCTTAACTCTGGCATTCTGTTAACGGTGACCACCCGGATCTGCCAGCTGCAGCGCTATGGCAGTAAGGGCAAGCCTGGGAAGGCAAGCCTGGCCTGGAAGGAAATCTGCACCGTCCTGGGTCTGACCTGCCTGCTGGGCATCACCTGGGGCCTGGCCTTCCTCAGCTACGGCTATGTCAACCTTCCCATCCTCTACCTGTTCAGCatcttcaactccctccaag GATTCTTTATATTCCTATGGATCTGTGGCACTGCCGGGAAAGACAGGGATCGGGCGGCGAACACCAAGAGCACATCAGCAGCTCTGAACACCTCTACAGCCAAACCCAAGGAGGAGATGTTCCCTGGCAACATCCCCTACCAGTAA
- the LOC121583274 gene encoding adhesion G protein-coupled receptor G3: MKTSDFILIFICIPATLSTNDNLPNCKDALEDCLRKEVAWTRCYEDRITRCTVKARMPIPNFYRWSVNSSNQAEESTDSGHRVHIPAHALQRSKRNVSHSTVHITLAVLNSSLFRLGPVRGFRSGEVLGQSVLAVRVGDHGVSDLDQPVRIAFRNTNVTERGTCVFWKDSENNNGEGDWSSEGCITSLIHGEFVCSCNHLSFFAVLVNSKLSVDPVNAANLGYISYIGSSFTVVFTTATLVMYICLRKGRSEQSIGIHVQLTGALLFLHLSYLLSEWWVWHEADGAEGRVCLAFGLILHWALLSTFTWLAIEGFHLYMLLVRIFNIYISKYLLKLSLVGWGIPTATVVACGFSGVYGRHSFYMKGDNNGSSTDICWISSATDSPGVVVSYVTVSGYLGLVFLFNTAMLGVVVVKLWGKRGKGRMWKDWATVLGLSCVLGVPWGLAFCTYGPLSLPGLYLFSIFNCFQGVFLFLWFLVLSRKGRPERSSVKDLSSQKMMETNLN, encoded by the exons atgaaGACCAGTGATTTCATTCTCATATTTATATGCATCCCTGCAACCCTGAGTACCAATG ACAATCTTCCAAACTGTAAAGATGCTCTTGAAGATTGTCTTCGCAAAGAAGTGGCATGGACCAG GTGTTATGAGGATAGAATTACAAGGTGCACTGTAAAGGCCAGAATGCCCATCCCAAACTTCTACAGATGGTCTGTCAACTCATCTAACCAG GCAGAAGAGAGCACGGATTCTGGACACAGAGTGCACATCCCTGCACATGCCCTCCAGAGAAGCAAGAGGAACGTCTCTCATAGCACTGTGCACATTACATTGGCTGTACTCAACAGCTCTCTATTCAGG CTTGGTCCAGTTCGAGGCTTTAGATCAGGGGAGGTCCTGGGGCAGTCTGTGCTGGCTGTGAGGGTGGGGGACCACGGTGTGAGTGACCTTGACCAGCCTGTCAGAATCGCCTTCAGAAACACAAATGTG ACTGAGAGAGGGACTTGTGTTTTCTGGAAGGACTCAGAAAATAATAATGGCGAAG GGGACTGGAGCTCAGAGGGTTGTATTACAAGCCTCATTCATGGAGAGTTTGTGTGCAGCTGCAACCATCTCAGCTTCTTTGCAGTGCTTGTG AACTCAAagttgtctgtagaccctgtgAATGCTGCCAACCTAGGCTACATCTCCTACATTGGTTCATCATTCACTGTAGTTTTCACAACAGCAACCCTTGTCATGTACATATGTCTTAG GAAGGGGCGTTCTGAACAGTCAATAGGTATTCATGTGCAGCTGACAGGAGCACTCCTGTTTCTGCACCTCTCCTACCTCTTGAGCGAGTGGTGGGTGTGGCATGAGGCTGATGGGGCTGAGGGACGTGTCTGTCTGGCCTTTGGGTTGATACTGCACTGGGCTCTCCTGTCCACCTTCACCTGGTTGGCTATTGAAGGCTTCCATCTCTACATGCTGTTAGTCCGCATCTTCAACATCTATATCAGCAAATACCTGCTCAAACTGAGCCTGGTTGGATGGG GCATACCCACTGCGACTGTGGTAGCCTGTGGTTTCTCAGGAGTCTACGGCAGACATAGTTTCTACATGAAGGGTGACAATAATGGCTCATCAACAGACAT ATGTTGGATAAGCAGTGCTACAGACAGCCCTGGAGTGGTGGTCAGCTACGTCACAGTGAGTGGATACTTGGGCCTGGTCTTCCTCTTCAACACAGCCATGctaggtgtggtggtggtgaagctatgggggaagagagggaagggtagGATGTGGAAGGACTGGGCCACGGTCCTGGGGCTCAGCTGTGTGCTAGGAGTACCATGGGGGCTGGCGTTCTGCACCTACggccccctttctctccctggaCTGTACCTCTTCAGTATATTCAACTGCTTCCAGG GTGTCTTCTTGTTCCTGTGGTTTCTTGTCCTTTCACGTAAGGGCCGCCCAGAGCGCTCCTCTGTGAAAGACCTTTCCAGTCAAAAGATGATGGAGACAAACCTCAACTGA